In one window of Candidatus Zixiibacteriota bacterium DNA:
- a CDS encoding TIGR00730 family Rossman fold protein, with amino-acid sequence MKNENHKADNSRGPGNNIHTDHDLWSVFRIMSEFVEGFDTLRYLKPAVSIFGSSALPESSRYYTLAREIARKLSDSGFSIITGGGPSIMEAANRGAFEGNSKSVGLNIEVPSEQLANQYQDISLDFRYFFARKVMFVKYAAAFVIMPGGFGTLDELFESLTLIQTKKIFHFPVILVGSEFWGGLIDWIISGPIKVGTLAKDDLSLFSMTDDPEEVVRIVKDSYRQVRRSKAI; translated from the coding sequence ATGAAAAATGAAAATCATAAAGCGGATAATAGCCGGGGGCCAGGCAATAATATCCATACAGATCATGATCTCTGGTCGGTTTTCAGGATTATGTCTGAATTTGTCGAGGGTTTCGATACTCTCAGATATTTGAAACCGGCGGTTTCCATTTTTGGCTCGTCGGCTTTGCCTGAAAGTTCGAGGTATTATACGCTGGCACGGGAAATAGCCCGGAAATTGTCCGATTCAGGTTTTTCGATAATAACCGGAGGCGGGCCAAGTATTATGGAGGCTGCCAATCGCGGTGCTTTTGAAGGCAATTCAAAATCAGTCGGCCTTAATATTGAGGTTCCTTCGGAACAACTGGCCAATCAGTATCAGGATATATCTCTAGATTTCCGCTATTTCTTTGCCCGCAAAGTCATGTTTGTCAAGTATGCCGCCGCCTTTGTGATTATGCCCGGCGGATTCGGAACGCTGGATGAGCTGTTCGAATCATTAACCTTGATTCAGACCAAGAAAATATTTCATTTTCCCGTGATTCTGGTCGGTTCCGAGTTTTGGGGAGGACTCATTGACTGGATTATCTCCGGTCCGATTAAGGTGGGAACTTTGGCCAAGGATGATCTTTCATTGTTTTCCATGACCGACGATCCCGAAGAAGTCGTTCGGATTGTAAAGGACAGTTATCGCCAGGTTCGGCGATCGAAAGCCATATAA
- a CDS encoding DMT family transporter codes for MIVNKLPRSIESGSFSTRFLYSTILIHQVITAIAFPVAKLGLNEIEPYTYAFLRFIISSAIYAPILFHLRKRKLIPIRDHFRIFLLGLIIIPLNQVIYLVGQSLTLASHSGLLFAMVPIFIYLLAVIFLREKPTVRRSAGIIIAFSGVYIILSGGKIEYDTNYILGDLLVLMAVVAWAAATVMAKPLALKYGAFRVTGLALLYGSVLYLPYGFYRALSFDFGHVTWMGWFSVLYMAILVSILAYFLWYWLLKNMEASRLAIMQNIQPIIAAAVAAVTLAEPISRAFVIGGIIALAGVIITEIK; via the coding sequence TTGATTGTCAATAAATTACCCCGGTCGATTGAATCAGGCTCGTTTTCGACCCGGTTTTTATACTCGACAATCCTGATCCATCAAGTAATAACCGCCATTGCCTTTCCGGTTGCCAAACTGGGCCTGAATGAAATCGAACCATATACCTACGCCTTTCTGCGATTTATAATTTCCTCGGCCATATATGCCCCGATATTATTTCACCTGAGGAAGAGGAAATTGATACCGATCCGGGATCATTTTAGAATATTCCTTTTGGGTCTAATAATAATACCACTCAACCAGGTCATATATCTGGTTGGTCAATCACTGACTCTGGCGAGCCATTCCGGTTTGTTATTTGCCATGGTTCCGATATTCATTTACCTTCTGGCTGTAATATTCCTGCGAGAAAAACCAACTGTTCGAAGATCGGCAGGAATTATTATAGCCTTTTCCGGCGTTTATATTATCCTTTCGGGCGGCAAAATAGAATACGATACCAATTATATTCTGGGTGACCTTCTGGTTCTAATGGCTGTGGTGGCCTGGGCGGCCGCAACTGTCATGGCCAAACCGCTGGCCTTGAAATACGGCGCCTTTCGAGTCACCGGTCTGGCCCTCCTGTACGGCTCCGTTTTATATTTGCCCTATGGTTTTTACCGGGCTCTGTCTTTCGATTTCGGTCATGTAACCTGGATGGGGTGGTTTTCAGTCTTGTATATGGCAATCCTGGTTTCGATTCTGGCCTATTTTCTGTGGTATTGGTTGTTAAAGAATATGGAGGCTTCGCGACTGGCCATAATGCAGAATATTCAGCCGATTATTGCCGCGGCGGTGGCGGCTGTCACTCTGGCCGAACCAATCAGCCGGGCCTTTGTAATTGGTGGAATAATAGCCCTGGCCGGCGTAATTATAACGGAAATCAAATAA
- a CDS encoding SDR family oxidoreductase: MDLGLKGKRALVTGASAGLGLAAAEALAGEGAALVINSRSEENLKKAASIMQSKTGHKPDFIAGDLSIQGRAEEIARKAIALLGGIDILVSNAGGPPAGKFPQHDRETWDKATTLTLHSAIDLTRALLSGMKERGWGRIIYITSVAVRQPIDNLIISNTLRAGLTGFAKSLSNEMAAFGITVNTVLPGYTDTDRLKVLARTNAEVSGQDIDAIYSGWTSSIPAGRVGRPEELAALIAFLASEKASYITGTAIPVDGGIVKALL, translated from the coding sequence ATGGACCTTGGTTTAAAGGGTAAACGAGCTCTGGTAACGGGAGCGTCGGCCGGTCTGGGATTGGCGGCCGCTGAAGCCTTGGCTGGCGAAGGGGCCGCGCTGGTGATTAATTCACGTTCGGAAGAAAATCTAAAAAAAGCCGCTTCCATTATGCAATCAAAAACCGGCCACAAACCTGATTTTATCGCCGGCGATTTATCGATTCAAGGGCGGGCCGAGGAAATCGCACGGAAGGCCATTGCGTTATTAGGAGGAATCGACATCCTTGTTTCCAATGCCGGGGGGCCGCCGGCGGGGAAATTCCCCCAGCATGATAGAGAAACCTGGGACAAGGCAACCACTCTGACGTTACATTCAGCCATTGATTTAACCAGAGCCCTCCTGTCCGGAATGAAGGAGCGGGGATGGGGGAGAATAATTTATATTACTTCGGTCGCGGTCAGGCAACCAATTGATAATCTGATTATCTCAAATACACTCAGGGCTGGCTTGACTGGATTTGCAAAGTCCTTGTCCAATGAAATGGCTGCCTTCGGCATTACCGTTAATACCGTTCTGCCCGGCTATACCGATACCGACCGTCTTAAGGTCTTGGCCCGGACTAATGCCGAAGTAAGCGGTCAGGATATCGATGCCATATATTCGGGTTGGACCTCAAGCATCCCGGCCGGAAGGGTCGGGCGGCCCGAAGAATTAGCCGCCCTGATAGCCTTTTTGGCTTCGGAAAAAGCCTCCTATATAACCGGAACAGCTATTCCTGTCGATGGTGGTATTGTTAAGGCGTTACTTTAA
- a CDS encoding dipeptidase has product MNPKEYLDKNKQTRLDQLFDFLRFPSVSARSEHKGDIKACAEWLATHLKGIGIDARVMPTGGHPLVFGSHISSPDKLTVLYYGHYDVQPVEPLNLWKSKPFEPFIENGFIISRGATDDKGQLFTHLKALEAYTATKTELPINVKLLIEGEEESGAENLANWVKENADLLKADIIVVSDSSQFSRNIPAVTFGLRGVASVEVKITGPNRDLHSGGFGGAVPNPANVLSKIIAAMHDDNGRVLIDGFYNNVEPVSDWERRQFAKLPYNEKDYLAMVGSPGLHGEKGYTVYEQVWSRPTLDVNGLTSGYQGEGGKTIIPSWASAKITMRLVPNQKADEICGKIKKYITRICPSYVKCDVTIHGGAEAVVVPIEGPWLEATARAIKKGFGLEPVFMKEGGSIPVVGTFKQVLGLDTLLLGWGQNDDNAHSPNERFAVDDFERGTYSSLYLIDELSRVKA; this is encoded by the coding sequence ATGAATCCCAAAGAGTATCTTGATAAAAACAAACAGACCCGGCTTGACCAGTTGTTTGATTTCCTAAGATTTCCATCAGTGTCTGCCCGGAGCGAACACAAGGGCGATATTAAGGCCTGCGCCGAATGGCTGGCGACCCATCTGAAAGGCATTGGCATCGACGCCAGAGTCATGCCGACCGGGGGGCACCCTCTGGTTTTCGGCAGTCATATTTCATCACCCGATAAACTGACAGTATTGTATTATGGCCACTATGATGTTCAGCCGGTGGAACCGTTAAACCTCTGGAAAAGTAAACCATTCGAGCCGTTTATCGAGAATGGCTTTATTATTTCGCGGGGAGCCACCGACGACAAAGGACAGCTATTCACCCATTTAAAGGCACTGGAGGCTTATACCGCCACCAAAACCGAACTCCCTATTAATGTCAAGCTATTGATCGAAGGAGAGGAAGAATCAGGGGCGGAGAATCTTGCCAACTGGGTAAAAGAAAATGCGGATCTTCTCAAGGCTGATATCATTGTCGTTTCAGATAGCTCGCAATTTTCCCGTAATATTCCCGCTGTTACCTTTGGATTACGCGGTGTGGCCTCTGTCGAAGTTAAAATAACCGGCCCTAACCGCGACCTACATTCCGGCGGATTTGGCGGTGCGGTACCCAATCCGGCCAATGTCCTGTCTAAAATTATCGCCGCTATGCATGATGATAATGGGCGGGTTCTTATTGACGGATTTTATAATAATGTCGAACCGGTCTCGGATTGGGAACGGCGGCAATTCGCCAAATTACCCTATAATGAAAAAGACTATCTGGCCATGGTCGGTTCTCCTGGGTTACATGGCGAAAAGGGCTATACGGTCTATGAACAGGTTTGGTCGCGGCCGACTCTGGATGTCAATGGCCTGACCAGCGGCTACCAGGGCGAGGGAGGTAAAACCATAATCCCGTCCTGGGCCTCTGCCAAAATTACCATGCGGCTGGTGCCCAACCAGAAAGCCGACGAAATTTGCGGAAAAATCAAGAAATATATAACCAGAATATGTCCTTCCTATGTCAAATGCGATGTCACCATCCATGGCGGAGCCGAGGCGGTAGTTGTCCCCATCGAAGGACCTTGGCTTGAGGCCACGGCCCGGGCCATAAAAAAAGGATTTGGGCTGGAACCTGTTTTTATGAAGGAGGGCGGCTCAATTCCGGTGGTGGGAACTTTCAAACAGGTTCTTGGCCTGGATACCTTGCTTTTGGGATGGGGGCAAAATGATGATAATGCTCATTCGCCAAATGAAAGATTTGCAGTTGATGATTTCGAACGCGGAACTTATTCCTCGCTTTATTTGATTGATGAACTCTCCAGGGTGAAGGCATAA
- a CDS encoding DUF1573 domain-containing protein, translated as MRLINYVIILFLSITSSLVAQPKIEANTEEYDFGRVPQNVTLIRKLILRSVGDAPVQIDSVITYCDCIEIPIKNMTLMPGDSLVTELRFKSSFFSGNKEWRPHFYINKFNRGYRLRVMAFVVDEIKHQKRIFVDPHTVNASQFGDNAITRFPIKIYNNCEENVPFRLTYAEDDYFTLDFPTHVAPKDSALGWINLNQKGLENEFETAITFEYLNEDSETRLYSIPIKRKIFKPEN; from the coding sequence ATGCGTCTAATTAATTATGTGATTATTCTGTTTCTGTCAATTACCTCTTCCCTGGTCGCTCAGCCCAAAATTGAGGCGAATACTGAAGAATACGACTTCGGACGGGTACCGCAGAATGTCACTCTTATCAGAAAATTGATTTTAAGATCTGTTGGCGATGCCCCGGTTCAAATCGACAGTGTAATTACCTATTGCGACTGTATTGAGATTCCAATTAAGAATATGACTCTGATGCCGGGTGATAGTTTGGTAACCGAATTGCGTTTCAAATCATCCTTTTTTTCCGGGAATAAGGAATGGCGGCCTCATTTTTATATTAACAAATTCAACCGGGGCTATCGATTACGGGTAATGGCTTTTGTCGTTGATGAAATAAAGCACCAGAAACGGATATTCGTCGATCCTCATACGGTCAATGCTTCCCAGTTTGGCGATAATGCCATAACCCGTTTCCCCATAAAAATATATAATAATTGCGAGGAAAATGTTCCCTTTCGGCTGACCTACGCCGAGGATGATTATTTTACGCTTGATTTCCCGACTCATGTGGCCCCGAAGGATTCTGCCCTGGGATGGATTAATTTGAATCAAAAGGGTTTGGAAAATGAGTTCGAAACCGCCATAACTTTTGAATATCTTAACGAAGACTCCGAAACAAGGCTGTATTCCATTCCGATAAAAAGAAAGATTTTTAAACCGGAAAATTGA